In the Hippoglossus stenolepis isolate QCI-W04-F060 chromosome 14, HSTE1.2, whole genome shotgun sequence genome, one interval contains:
- the borcs8 gene encoding BLOC-1-related complex subunit 8 isoform X1 gives MEDQEMQLKVRRVTDKFTESMYVLANEPSVALYRLQEHVRRSLPELVQHKTDMQSWEEQSQGAIYTVEYACSAVKSMTNSSMYFKNIDSLLRQAISLKEQINNSQGRSCHDVTPPPSPLVSALHAPPSSS, from the exons ATGGAGGACCAGGAGATGCAGCTGAAAGTCAGACGGG TGACTGACAAGTTCACAGAGAGCATGTACGTGCTGGCCAACGAGCCGTCCGTGGCTCTGTACCGACTGCAGGAGCACGTGAGGAGGTCGCTGCCTGAACTGGTGCAGCACAAG ACAGATATGCAGAGCTGGGAGGAGCAGAGTCAAGGAGCCATCTACACTGTGGAGTACGCGTGCAG TGCCGTGAAGAGCATGACCAACAGCAGCATGTATTTCAAAAACATTGATAGCCTCCTCCGTCAAGCCATCAGCTTGAAGGAACAGATAAACAACTCTCAAGGACGCAG CTGTCATGATGTGACCCCCCCTCCCAGTCCCCTTGTCTCTGCTCTACATGCCCCACCCTCTTCCTCATGA
- the rfxank gene encoding DNA-binding protein RFXANK — protein MEARGEDEAADVRNTRNSDACPCDSTDDRSYEIMDVDEDDLFRHSTTLTNKQRGNEVTVRPATLDSLSIHQLAAQGEVSQVAAHLSKDISLLSKQDERGFTPLMWAAAFGEKAVVDFLLEKGADPKTIARERESALTLASSGGYVDIVESLLRHGVDINTYDWNGGTPLLYAVRGNHIKCVEVLLAKGADMTIESDSGYSPTALAVALGHKKIQKVLEDHILKLYKPTPTAT, from the exons ATGGAGGCCAGAGGTGAAGATGAGGCTGCAGATGTGAGAAATACACGTAACTCTGATGCATGTCCCTGCGACTCCACAGATGACAGGTCCTATG AGATCATGGATGTGGATGAAGACGATTTGTTCAGGCACTCCACCACTTTGACCAACAAACAGCGTGGGAATGAGGTCACCGTGCGTCCAGCGACGTTAGACT CTCTGTCCATACACCAGCTGGCAGCTCAAGGCGAGGTTTCACAAGTGGCTGCACACCTGAGTAAAG ACATTTCACTGCTCAGCAAGCAGGACGAACGGGGCTTCACTCCTCTGATGTGGGCAGCAGCGTTTGGAGAGAAAGCAGTGGTGGATTTTCTCTTGGAAAAG ggggCAGACCCCAAAACAATAGCAAGGGAGCGAGAGAGTGCCCTGACACTGGCCAGCTCTGGAGGTTACGTGGACATCGTCGAGTCTCTTCTCAGACATGGAGTCGACATCAACACTTACGACTGG AATGGTGGAACTCCTCTTCTCTATGCTGTACGAGGGAACCACATCAAATGTGTGGAGGTGCTCTTAG CCAAGGGAGCAGACATGACCATTGAGTCCGACTCTGGGTACAGCCCAACGGCCTTAGCTGTTGCGCTCGGACACAAAAAGA TTCAGAAAGTGTTGGAGGACCATATTCTGAAACTCTACAAGCCAACACCAACAGCAACATGA
- the LOC124854767 gene encoding nuclear receptor 2C2-associated protein, whose product MASSVICTETQSRVSTVLNRDVKQFGKKFLFDSNEETCWNSDQGECQWVSLEFPQSVRVSELKVQFQGGFTAKTCRLEGCPKDGDITVIGQFYPEDNNSLQSFPIQEAPAVAKVKIIFENSADFFGRIIVYSLDILGEKAS is encoded by the exons ATGGCTTCATCGGTGatatgcacagaaacacagagcag GGTGAGCACTGTGCTGAACAGAGATGTGAAGCAGTTTGGAAAGAAGTTCCTGTTTGACAGTAATGAAGAGACATGTTGGAACTCAGACCAG GGTGAATGTCAGTGGGTGTCTCTGGAGTTCCCGCAGTCTGTCCGGGTGTCTGAGTTAAAGGTCCAGTTCCAGGGAGGCTTCACAGCAAAAACATGCCGACTAGAAG GTTGCCCAAAAGATGGAGACATCACAGTGATCGGCCAGTTTTACCcagaagacaacaactcccttCAG AGCTTTCCCATACAGGAGGCTCCTGCAGTGgccaaagtaaaaataatatttgagaATAGTGCCGACTTTTTTGGGAGAATAATTGTTTACTCCTTGGACATCCTGGGGGAAAAGGCTTCATGA
- the borcs8 gene encoding BLOC-1-related complex subunit 8 isoform X2, whose translation MEDQEMQLKVRRVTDKFTESMYVLANEPSVALYRLQEHVRRSLPELVQHKTDMQSWEEQSQGAIYTVEYACSAVKSMTNSSMYFKNIDSLLRQAISLKEQINNSQGRRKRTIDSGAPKEGGEKHNSGM comes from the exons ATGGAGGACCAGGAGATGCAGCTGAAAGTCAGACGGG TGACTGACAAGTTCACAGAGAGCATGTACGTGCTGGCCAACGAGCCGTCCGTGGCTCTGTACCGACTGCAGGAGCACGTGAGGAGGTCGCTGCCTGAACTGGTGCAGCACAAG ACAGATATGCAGAGCTGGGAGGAGCAGAGTCAAGGAGCCATCTACACTGTGGAGTACGCGTGCAG TGCCGTGAAGAGCATGACCAACAGCAGCATGTATTTCAAAAACATTGATAGCCTCCTCCGTCAAGCCATCAGCTTGAAGGAACAGATAAACAACTCTCAAGGACGCAG GAAAAGGACCATTGACTCTGGCGCACCAAAGGAAGGTGGAGAAAAGCACAACTCTGGGATGTGA
- the tmem221 gene encoding transmembrane protein 221 has protein sequence MTHKYSQRSLIVLSLLGILSAIMSVLSVILIFQLQSQQASVKESPPSTSAVIPAHVWAVLLPVSTVLSALSLTLNLSSVSVCLLHSYFSTEVCRGEQDTDRADWFLLDSRAVRHVAIGLFCLGVSVYLAAMSIFMLLIFEVETGIASACVLSSGILVLLVIVIHSLVKASRSSKRYQGDHLDTLYQNDHGSSSTPVSRPCELKIGVDKPRMHRTQSHLQHQFAYPQLGHPRQQEQYQPQQQYSPAQGSQGHASDKDGYSSSGSGPRMHRTLSTESGLLQAQAKPWNGVNNEMRSVLARKSGISAKDSTLV, from the exons ATGACGCACAAGTACAGCCAGCGGTCCCTCATCGTCCTGTCTCTGCTGGGGATTTTATCCGCCATCATGTCGGTGCTGTCGGTCATTTTGATTTTCCAGCTCCAGTCGCAGCAGGCGTCGGTGAAGGAGTCTCCCCCCTCCACCTCGGCGGTCATCCCGGCCCATGTGTGGGCTGTGCTGCTGCCGGTGTCCACGGTGCTGTCCGCCCTGTCCCTCACCCTGAACCTCAGCTCCGTGTCGGTGTGTCTCCTGCACAGCTACTTCTCCACTGAggtctgcagaggagagcaggacaCCGACAG AGCAGACTGGTTCCTCTTGGACAGCAGAGCTGTGCGACATGTGGCTATTGGACTCTTCTGCCTGGGGGTCTCTGTCTACTTAGCAG caatGTCCATTTTCATGCTCCTGATATTTGAGGTGGAAACAGGCATTGCCAGTGCTTGTGTCCTCTCTTCAGGGATCCTAGTCCTGCTGGTCATTGTAATCCACTCTCTGGTCAAAGCTTCCCGAAGTTCTAAACGCTATCAAGGCGACCACCTCGACACCCTCTACCAGAACGACCATGGGAGCAGCAGCACGCCTGTATCTCGTCCCTGTGAGCTCAAAATTGGCGTGGACAAACCACGGATGCACCGCACCCAGTCTCACCTCCAACATCAGTTCGCCTACCCTCAATTGGGCCACCCGAGACAGCAAGAACAATACCAGCCGCAGCAGCAGTACTCCCCTGCTCAAGGCTCACAGGGACATGCTAGCGACAAAGATGGctacagcagcagtggcagcggTCCCCGGATGCACAGGACCCTGTCGACTGAATCAGGTTTGTTGCAGGCCCAGGCAAAACCCTGGAATGGGGTCAACAACGAGATGAGGAGTGTCCTTGCACGCAAGTCTGGGATTTCTGCAAAAGACTCTACCCTTGTTTGA